Proteins encoded in a region of the Misgurnus anguillicaudatus chromosome 9, ASM2758022v2, whole genome shotgun sequence genome:
- the gpr34l gene encoding G protein-coupled receptor 34 like: MFEESNLTTNETCQIYDGILYPFIPVGYIIICCMGLLCNTVTLYIFFLRRHADSSMAVYMRHLALADTLLVLCLPLRIYYHNKEGPYYLCKVVGIFFYINMYSSILFLSLISLDRYLKIIKPVWVFRIQKTSWSQMVSYTIWVILISGTSPFFVSSNQTHPCNKICFHFHSKGVLGGIINLTTVVLFLIFYMAFLCFYGKITNKIRTMSLGNGEPKGQIRKKWIIVKTFLVPAIFTLCFLPYHAVRIPYVLAQMNVIGDIGSKQMFHILNESTLLLSTLNSCLDPVIYYFLSKAYRKTILCAIQGEFKNMYALNRRRISINRSLTEI, encoded by the coding sequence ATGTTCGAGGAAAGCAATTTAACCACCAATGAAACGTGTCAGATTTATGATGGCATACTGTATCCCTTCATACCCGTTGGCTACATCATCATCTGTTGTATGGGACTGCTCTGCAACACCGTCACCCTCTACATATTTTTCCTCCGACGGCACGCCGACTCTTCCATGGCCGTGTATATGCGTCACCTCGCGTTGGCCGACACTCTCCTGGTCCTGTGTTTGCCACTGCGGATCTACTACCACAATAAAGAAGGTCCCTATTATTTGTGCAAGGTGGTGGGCATCTTCTTCTACATTAACATGTATTCCAGCATCCTGTTCCTCAGCCTGATCAGCTTGGATCGCTACCTAAAAATCATCAAGCCCGTTTGGGTGTTTCGTATCCAGAAGACGAGCTGGAGCCAAATGGTAAGCTATACCATCTGGGTCATCCTCATATCGGGAACGAGTCCTTTCTTCGTGAGCAGCAACCAGACACATCCATGCAACAAGATCTGTTTTCACTTCCACAGCAAGGGGGTTCTCGGTGGCATTATAAACCTTACTACCGTGGTGCTTTTCCTCATTTTTTACATGGCCTTTCTTTGCTTTTATGGTAAGATCACTAATAAAATCAGGACTATGTCCCTCGGAAACGGCGAGCCTAAGGGACAAATTCGCAAAAAGTGGATCATCGTAAAGACTTTCTTGGTACCGGCGATTTTTACGCTATGCTTCTTACCTTACCACGCAGTACGTATCCCGTATGTTCTGGCACAAATGAATGTTATAGGAGATATTGGGAGCAAACAAATGTTTCACATCTTAAACGAGAGCACCTTGCTACTGTCCACACTTAATAGCTGCCTAGACCCAGTTATCTATTATTTCTTATCAAAAGCTTACAGGAAAACCATATTATGCGCTATTCAGGGCGAGTTTAAAAACATGTATGCTTTAAACCGACGAAGGATCAGCATAAACCGCTCGCTCACTGAAATTTAG